Proteins from one Chthoniobacterales bacterium genomic window:
- a CDS encoding IS5 family transposase, translated as MARLEELHEMGDPLARLDTVVDWAVFAPILSRLPKVDPKGPGGRPSFEPGLMFKVLVIQSLYGLSDHQAEFQITDRMSFKRFLGLSDADKAPDEKTIWAFREALNRAGLFESLFTAFGRALESMGMIARKGQMIDASFVEVPRQHNRREENGLIQSGGIPESWEEEPAKARQKDIDARWTRKHGRRYFGYKNHVKVDSKSKLITSFAVTDAAVHDSQVLETLVKPGDPTTYADSAYAGEPSRVMMEERGVKFKPIERPWRNRPLN; from the coding sequence GTGGCAAGACTCGAAGAACTGCACGAGATGGGGGATCCTCTCGCCCGGCTTGACACGGTCGTCGATTGGGCCGTATTCGCGCCAATCCTTTCCCGCTTGCCTAAGGTCGATCCGAAAGGGCCGGGAGGCAGACCCTCCTTCGAACCGGGACTGATGTTCAAGGTGCTGGTGATCCAGAGTCTCTACGGGCTGAGCGACCATCAAGCCGAGTTCCAGATCACCGACCGCATGAGCTTCAAGCGCTTTTTGGGGTTGAGTGACGCCGACAAAGCCCCCGACGAGAAAACGATCTGGGCGTTCCGCGAGGCGCTCAACCGTGCAGGTCTCTTCGAATCCCTCTTCACCGCATTCGGCCGGGCTTTGGAGTCCATGGGCATGATCGCCCGCAAAGGACAGATGATCGACGCGAGTTTCGTAGAGGTGCCCCGACAGCACAACCGCCGTGAGGAAAACGGGCTCATCCAAAGCGGTGGAATCCCCGAAAGCTGGGAGGAAGAGCCCGCGAAAGCCCGTCAGAAGGACATTGACGCACGGTGGACCCGCAAGCACGGGCGCCGCTACTTTGGCTACAAGAACCATGTGAAAGTCGACAGCAAGAGTAAGCTTATTACCTCCTTTGCGGTCACCGACGCCGCAGTCCACGACAGCCAGGTTTTGGAAACTCTTGTCAAGCCGGGCGACCCGACCACTTATGCCGACAGCGCCTACGCCGGGGAACCCAGCCGGGTTATGATGGAGGAGCGAGGAGTCAAATTCAAACCCATCGAGCGGCCATGGCGCAACAGGCCCTTGAACG